A genome region from Glycine max cultivar Williams 82 chromosome 5, Glycine_max_v4.0, whole genome shotgun sequence includes the following:
- the LOC121174940 gene encoding uncharacterized protein encodes MLGKKKYFEKSKISFFEWITSFVMSSRNISFILAALCSCLLPESLQVTSVKQLPEYHECSEDKFVESLSPATPRESTEIDEEQEKHLLSPSDGTEDAHFVKEDASEISGVFEVRNNTGPSSV; translated from the exons ATGCTTGGCAAAAAGAAATACTTTGAAAAatcaaaaatcagtttttttgaGTGGATAACATCATTTGTAATGTCATCACGAAACATTAGCTTCATTTTGG CTGCTTTGTGCAGCTGTCTACTTCCTGAAAGTCTTCAAGTAACAAGTGTTAAACAGCTACCTGAATATCATGAATGCTCGG AAGATAAATTTGTCGAATCTCTTTCTCCTGCCACACCCCGTGAGTCAACAGAAATAGATGAGGAGCAAGAAAAGCACCTTCTATCGCCATCAGATGGAACTGAGGATGCTCATTTCGTTAAAGAGGACGCAAGTGAAATAAGTGGTGTCTTTGAGGTGAGAAATAACACAGGCCCGTCTTCGGTTTGA